GATCCAGCGGCCCTGCTTGGGCTTGGGCAACCGATCGAACACCGTCGGACGACCCTCGGGATCGTCCCGGGTGCAGATCTCGCCCTCGGGCTTGTTGTAGATCAGCACGCGACGCACGACTTCCTCGGCCTGGTCGCGTTTGAGCAGGCGACCGTCGACCGCGATGGCATCGTTGGGCATCACCCGCAGGCCCAGGGTGGCGACCACCCCGTTGACCTTGATACGGCCTTCACCGATCCAGGCTTCGACGTCGCGGCGCGAGCCGACGCCCAGGCGTGACAGGACCTTCTGCAGCTTTTCACCGGCAGGAGCCGGAGCAGTTTCGGCGAGGGGATCGTGGGCGTGGGTTTTATCTTGGGTCATCTGGCACCTCCCGGTGTAGTGGACGACAGCAGCGCCACGGAATGGGCGCCAGGAAATGAACGAGGGGCGCATGATAGCGCCCCTCGGTCCGCCAGCCTAGTAAGTGTGGTGTCTCAGAAGTTGACTGCACAATTTTGGCGGCGCTTCTTCGACCCTGGCGGCGTTGCCACTTCTCGCCATAGCCCTGCTATGACTCGGCGCGGCGCCTGGCCAGAATCAAAGAATCACTCGCCAATTCTTGCGCGAACTTCTGAGGCACCACACTAGCCTGGCGGGTGACGGATGGCCGCATCAGTCCAACGCGGCCAGGGCCTCGCGGCACAGCTGCTCGACGCGGTTCCAGTCCTTGGCCTTCACCACGTCGCCGGGCAACATCCAGCTGCCGCCCACACAGAGCAGGTTGGGCTGCTGGAAGTAGTTCTTCACGTTGCCCGGATTCACCCCGCCCGTGGGGCAGAACTTGAGCTCGGCGAAGGGGCCGGCAAAGGCCTTGAGCGCATCCACGCCACCGTAGACGTTGGCGGGAAACAGCTTGAAGCGGCGATAGCCCAGGCGGTAGGCCTGCATGATCTCCGACGGCGTGGCGATCCCCGGCAGCAGCGGTATGGGTGCGGACACCCCGGCCTGGAGGATTTCCTCGGTAGTGCCCGGCGTGACGATGAACTGCGCTCCCGCCTCGACGGCAGCGTCGAACATCCGCACATCCAGCACGGTGCCGACACCGACGTCCAGATTCGGGCGTTCCTTGCGCAGCAACCGTACCGCATCCAGCCCGTGGACCGATCTCAGGGTGA
The window above is part of the Pseudomonas oryzihabitans genome. Proteins encoded here:
- a CDS encoding bifunctional 4-hydroxy-2-oxoglutarate aldolase/2-dehydro-3-deoxy-phosphogluconate aldolase — protein: MQNKIATLDALCARARILPVIVINDPADVLPFADAMAAGGLTALEITLRSVHGLDAVRLLRKERPNLDVGVGTVLDVRMFDAAVEAGAQFIVTPGTTEEILQAGVSAPIPLLPGIATPSEIMQAYRLGYRRFKLFPANVYGGVDALKAFAGPFAELKFCPTGGVNPGNVKNYFQQPNLLCVGGSWMLPGDVVKAKDWNRVEQLCREALAALD